Proteins encoded in a region of the Esox lucius isolate fEsoLuc1 chromosome 9, fEsoLuc1.pri, whole genome shotgun sequence genome:
- the si:ch211-243a20.3 gene encoding uncharacterized protein si:ch211-243a20.3, whose product MAPPTAMTLLLLAAVATVAQSVGEENDLEYGYWNYREGAESVNVASVRSVTRVLDVWGKRIFNEIKTLLHSQPSTLLPDYSRVRHLSESVNDLFREVSLLHRRITELTHRLATLEPLIRRHGYREEGEDGGGGGSRALAPQNTTGYAARSARYPVRYTVKRVVPIRGTRVVRRRRVKVHNNGQVRLMESAAER is encoded by the exons ATGGCCCCTCCCACTGCAATGACCTTGCTGCTTCTTGCTGCTGTGGCGACGGTGGCGCAGTCTGTTGGCGAAGAGAACGACCTGGAATATGGTTACTGGAACTACCGTGAGGGAG CGGAGAGCGTGAACGTGGCCTCGGTGCGTAGTGTGACCAGAGTCCTGGACGTGTGGGGAAAACGGATCTTCAACGAGATCAAGACCCTGCTCCACTCTCAGCCCAGCACTCTGCTCCCAGACTACTCCAG GGTGCGCCATCTCTCCGAATCAGTCAACGATCTCTTCAGGGAGGTCTCTCTGCTGCACAGGCGCATCACGGAACTCACCCATCGCCTAGCAACCCTGGAACCGCTAATCCGTCGCCACGGCTAccgggaagagggggaggatggAGGCGGTGGCGGCAGCAGGGCTCTGGCGCCGCAGAACACAACCGGGTACGCAGCGAGGTCGGCGAGATACCCCGTGAGGTACACGGTGAAGAGGGTGGTCCCCATCAGGGGGACCAGAGTGgtcaggaggaggagggtgaaaGTTCACAACAACGGACAGGTTAGGCTGATGGAGAGCGCCGCCGAGAGATAG